Within Fibrobacter succinogenes, the genomic segment CAAATAGCCGTGTTCCAGATCCAGGAAGAAGAATGGTTGCTGGAGCGTAAGGTATTTCCAGAGACCGCGGGCGACAAAAGCATATATTCCGTAAGCGGCAAGCGCAAACGTTATGCCTGTGGCGACCTTTCCGCGAATAAACAGCGACAAGTGTAGCCCGATGTGTAGCGAGACGAATACGAGATACCAGTGACTTGCTTGCATGTGGGCGTTGCGGGCAAAATTTGCTCCACTTTCGATTCCGAGCCAAGAAAACACGTGATTCGATAGCATAATCCCGCTTATCATCAAGAACAGAACGCACACGATAACGCCAGCGTTAACAATCGTCCGCACGATTCTCAACGCGTTGTATTTTCCCTTGAGTACGCCCTTGATCCACGCACGGTTCCAAACAACGTGTACCGCCCACAAAACAAACTGCACAACGCCCAAGATTTCGTGGACGAGTCTACTGTCAAGTTCGCCGCCGAAAACATTGTAAAAAAGACCGTTCCCACCCATCAATATGAGGGTGAGTACGGCCATTGTTATATCTAATGTACGGCGGGCTATTTTACCCACTTGTCCACTTCCTTCTGCGCTTTTTCGCGTTCATTCTGTGCGACATGTCCCTAGATGGCGAGTCCCGCAGTCACGTTCGCGCCGGTCACCCCAACGCAGCTGTAACTATTGAAAACAGGCTTCTCTAGGATTGTTTACCCACTTGAACAAACTTGAAAAGCGTATATTTTACAGGAATATAATTCAAAATCACAGACCACATTTGGCGGTTTGGGGCTGATTGAGTAAAAAGGAAAATTATGCAGAATTCAAAAAACATAACAGTAAGAGTCCCATGGCAGGATAACGGTTGGAAAGGAACATTATGCAATCATCCACAAGACAACTTTTCCTGCAAGTATTTAAAAGGCATCGCAGATAAAAAGAATTGTGATTTTGAATGTCTTTTTGCTGCAAAAAAGTTTACAGACCTAACTATACAAGATCAAGAGAAAATCCCTTGTATTAAAGAGAACGCAGCATTTTTATCAGAAGATGCTTTGTCTTTTATGGCTGAATACCCATATTCATCATATACTGGTCTTGAACATATTAAACCTACAAAAGTTGATATTTTATCCAAATCATTAATTTCCCGTCCTTACCGATGGCTTAGAACAGAGGATTCACTGGCTTCTTCTATTGTTATTAATTACAGTGAAAAACGTGAAGATGAATACAAGGCATCGCATAAAAATTCAAAAAATCATCCAATAAATAATACATGGATAAACGAGCCCCAAAACCAAAAAGCCGTTCTTGAATATTACTATGACAATGTTAACGAAAAATCTTTGATTGTACCGTATTTAAAGAATGTCCCTTTTACAGAAGATAGCCGTCGAGTTGTTTTGGGCATTGGTTTTGTAAAAAAAGTACATGATACACAACACTATGATTCATCTGATGCATCTATAACGACAACCCCTTCTTTATGGGACAAAATCATTGAACATGATATTGTCAATAACGGTTTTATATTTCCTTATAAAAAATTGTATGATTATTGGCAAGCAAACAGCCAGCCCAATATTGACAAGTATATTCTATTTGCTGATGACGATTATCGGGATCAATTTAGCAACGGTTCTGAATTGATATCATACGATGCATTAATCAGCATTTTAAAAAAGGCTAAAAAATGTTATAAAGAAATTTCAACAGATATTCCTACAATCATTTTTGATTATGGCAAAATTTCAAGCTGGATAGACTCACAAATTGAGCGCTTACAAAATGAACGTGGAATATATCCCGGTCTTGGAACGCTTCTTCTCTCTTCAGGAAAGTTTACAACAAAAATTAATGATGAAGATAAAAATATAGCTCTAGATATTATTAAAAATATTTCATTTAATGGAACTCAAGACTCCATCAATGAATTGAACAAAGCAATCGATGACTACAATGGTGAATTTTCCGCAACACAAAAAGCCAAAGCAAAAAAATTTATTAAAGATAATCTTAAAACAATTAAAAATCTTTCTCGTTTTATTTGTAGCGAAGAACAATTCGCGGATATTTTGCAAAACGAGGCAATTTATGGTGATTTCATAAACAATCCTTATTTATTATTTGAAAATTCTTTACAAAACAAGCTGGATTTACAGATTCCATTAACACTTCTTGATAATGGCATGTTTTTTAATGTGCAAAAACAAAAAGAAGACAAAGATTTAACAATAATTGAGGCAGATTCTAAAGAAAGACTTAGGGCTTTTTTGATACGTGAACTCGATGAACAAGCACAAAATTATGGTCATACGACATTGCCGGACACTCGTTTAGTTGAGTTAATAAATGCCAGAAACCTAATACATGATTTGCATTTTGACACTGATAGTATAGAACTTTTTGAAGATTACTTAAAAGAAAAAATAATCATCAAAAAAATTAAAGAAACAACTTATTTAAAATTAAAGAGTATAGAAGAATTTGACAAAGTTGCTCGTGATGAAATAGGAAAAAGAGTAAAATCCGAAAAAATCAATTTAGATATAGATAGTTTTAAGAAAATCCTAAAGGAGAAACTTTCAAAATTTGACGGTAATGATACTCCAAAGGGAAAATTAGCCGCAGAAGAAAAGCTGGCGGCTTTAGCAAAACTCGCTCAAAATCAAATTTCTGTTTTAATTGGAGATGCCGGTACAGGTAAAACAACTGTACTTTCCGCTTTGTGCGCGCACCCCGAAATCAATACAAAAGTCTTATTACTTGCTCCTACTGGCAAAGCGAGAGTTAGAATGTGGGATGCAACCGGCAAGCAATATGATTCAAAAACCATTGCTGGATTTTTAATTGGAGACAACAGTTTCGACTGGAATACAGGCCGGTACCGGCTTCCAAGAACATCAAAGGTTGAATTATCCGATTATACGGTAATTATAGATGAATGTTCGATGCTCACAACCGAAATGTTTGCAGCAGTTTTGAAAGCAGCGTCATGTGCCAAAAGAATTATCTTTGTTGGCGACCCGAATCAGCTCCCCCCCATAGGTTGTGGCAAGCCCTTTTCCGATTTAGTTGACCATTTTACAAAGAATTATCTTTCCAATATTGCTAAGCTTTCCCAGACTATGCGAAGCAATATTTCAGAGACGAATGACTTTGCGGCTTGGTTTAAAGGTGGTAGCAACCCAGATGAAAGTATTTTAGATTCCATCGAAAAAGGTGAATCAGGAATTCGTTTTAGAAAATACGAAGA encodes:
- a CDS encoding DUF4405 domain-containing protein codes for the protein MAVLTLILMGGNGLFYNVFGGELDSRLVHEILGVVQFVLWAVHVVWNRAWIKGVLKGKYNALRIVRTIVNAGVIVCVLFLMISGIMLSNHVFSWLGIESGANFARNAHMQASHWYLVFVSLHIGLHLSLFIRGKVATGITFALAAYGIYAFVARGLWKYLTLQQPFFFLDLEHGYLLFVLDYIAIMAMFAVVMHLAMTAMVKYSR
- a CDS encoding AAA family ATPase; translation: MQNSKNITVRVPWQDNGWKGTLCNHPQDNFSCKYLKGIADKKNCDFECLFAAKKFTDLTIQDQEKIPCIKENAAFLSEDALSFMAEYPYSSYTGLEHIKPTKVDILSKSLISRPYRWLRTEDSLASSIVINYSEKREDEYKASHKNSKNHPINNTWINEPQNQKAVLEYYYDNVNEKSLIVPYLKNVPFTEDSRRVVLGIGFVKKVHDTQHYDSSDASITTTPSLWDKIIEHDIVNNGFIFPYKKLYDYWQANSQPNIDKYILFADDDYRDQFSNGSELISYDALISILKKAKKCYKEISTDIPTIIFDYGKISSWIDSQIERLQNERGIYPGLGTLLLSSGKFTTKINDEDKNIALDIIKNISFNGTQDSINELNKAIDDYNGEFSATQKAKAKKFIKDNLKTIKNLSRFICSEEQFADILQNEAIYGDFINNPYLLFENSLQNKLDLQIPLTLLDNGMFFNVQKQKEDKDLTIIEADSKERLRAFLIRELDEQAQNYGHTTLPDTRLVELINARNLIHDLHFDTDSIELFEDYLKEKIIIKKIKETTYLKLKSIEEFDKVARDEIGKRVKSEKINLDIDSFKKILKEKLSKFDGNDTPKGKLAAEEKLAALAKLAQNQISVLIGDAGTGKTTVLSALCAHPEINTKVLLLAPTGKARVRMWDATGKQYDSKTIAGFLIGDNSFDWNTGRYRLPRTSKVELSDYTVIIDECSMLTTEMFAAVLKAASCAKRIIFVGDPNQLPPIGCGKPFSDLVDHFTKNYLSNIAKLSQTMRSNISETNDFAAWFKGGSNPDESILDSIEKGESGIRFRKYEDEKLNDVIIDEIVNVAGMENKDDIKKFDISLGAFINGQYTNFNVGGFFGVPKNGGSGSKAENWQILTPVKNSPDGIYSINEIIHEKYRPTHYSKFKEVNNYYSEVCGLQKIGVGDKVICTKNGTSDSYPKNDFNYIANGEIGIRVSSAKGTNFPNVEFSTQLGVTYYGKKYNDNMYPWKYYGDDDDGDLELAYAITVHKAQGSQFKNVILVLNKNSRMLSRELLYTAITRQQNGLVILYNDNFRNLLRFSSDAYSELAKRCTDLFTNPNFINIEDKGWYEKEKIHRTDNGIMVRSKSEVIIANELEKAGLDWHYENDGNYIIINGNKYLPDFVINHNGKKYYWEHLGLLKEKDYREKWEKKKNDYLSLESIILKTTQDQANGGIDCKAILDTIEEIKDN